Proteins encoded within one genomic window of Mycolicibacterium aubagnense:
- the nuoN gene encoding NADH-quinone oxidoreductase subunit NuoN has translation MTPIPAPSVEYGLLSPMLIVFGIALAGVLVEAFAPRSARYRAQVTLSIGGQAVALIAVVSQALHLGPAIGRPAVLGAIAIDRPALFLQGTLLGVSLLATLLMAQRVSEGSGLAAFTPQAATVPGSAAEQVALKAGVVQTEVFPLAMFALGGMMLFGASDDLLTMFVALEVLSLPLYLMCGLARRNRLLSQEASLKYFLLGAFSSAFFLFGVAMLYGYSGSLSLSGVAAGRGPASLGLIGIALLCVGLLFKVGAAPFHSWVPDVYQGAPTPVTAFMASATKIAAFGALLRVCYVALPALANDWRPVLSIIAVLSMAVGTMIAIAQDDVKRMLAYSSVAHTGFILTGVIALNDNGLSASLFYLFAYGFSTLGAFAVVSVVRRADGDEEGDLRRWAGLGRRHPFFGVVFALFLLAFAGIPLTSGFVSKFAVFKAAAEGGAASLVVIGVIASAVAAYFYVRVIVLMFFTDPVEDGPEVQSGSLSTAMIGLTAFVTLALGAVPQPVLDLANHAGQFLR, from the coding sequence ATGACACCCATCCCCGCGCCGTCCGTCGAGTACGGCCTGCTGTCCCCGATGCTGATCGTGTTCGGCATCGCGCTGGCAGGCGTGCTCGTGGAGGCTTTCGCGCCGCGCTCGGCGCGGTACCGCGCCCAGGTCACCTTGAGCATCGGCGGCCAGGCGGTCGCATTGATCGCCGTGGTTTCCCAAGCGCTGCACCTGGGTCCGGCGATCGGCCGGCCCGCAGTCCTCGGGGCGATCGCCATCGACCGTCCGGCACTCTTCCTGCAGGGGACTCTGCTGGGCGTCAGTCTGTTGGCGACCTTGCTGATGGCTCAACGGGTTTCGGAGGGCAGCGGGCTGGCCGCGTTCACCCCGCAGGCCGCGACGGTGCCGGGCAGCGCCGCCGAGCAGGTCGCGCTCAAAGCGGGCGTGGTCCAGACCGAGGTGTTCCCGCTGGCGATGTTCGCACTCGGCGGCATGATGCTGTTCGGCGCATCGGATGATCTGCTGACGATGTTCGTCGCCCTCGAGGTGCTATCGCTGCCGCTGTACCTGATGTGCGGCCTCGCGCGCCGGAATCGGCTGCTTTCCCAGGAAGCGTCGCTCAAGTACTTTCTGCTGGGCGCCTTTTCCTCCGCGTTCTTCCTCTTCGGTGTCGCGATGCTGTACGGCTATTCGGGCAGCCTGAGCTTGTCGGGCGTCGCGGCAGGCCGCGGACCGGCCTCCTTGGGGCTCATCGGGATAGCGCTCCTGTGCGTCGGCCTGTTGTTCAAAGTCGGTGCGGCGCCGTTCCATTCCTGGGTGCCCGACGTCTATCAGGGGGCGCCCACGCCGGTGACGGCCTTCATGGCATCGGCCACCAAGATCGCCGCCTTCGGCGCGCTGCTGCGGGTCTGCTACGTGGCGCTGCCGGCGCTCGCCAACGACTGGCGGCCGGTGCTGTCGATCATCGCGGTGTTGTCCATGGCGGTGGGCACGATGATCGCCATCGCGCAGGACGACGTCAAGCGCATGCTGGCGTATTCGTCGGTCGCCCACACCGGTTTCATCCTCACCGGCGTGATCGCACTCAACGACAACGGCCTGTCGGCATCGTTGTTCTACTTGTTCGCGTACGGGTTCAGCACACTCGGTGCGTTCGCGGTGGTGAGCGTGGTGCGGCGGGCCGACGGTGACGAGGAAGGCGACCTGCGCCGGTGGGCCGGGCTGGGCCGTCGGCATCCTTTCTTCGGTGTGGTGTTCGCGCTGTTTCTGCTGGCGTTCGCCGGCATTCCGCTGACCAGTGGATTCGTCAGCAAGTTCGCGGTCTTCAAAGCCGCGGCCGAAGGTGGTGCCGCGTCCTTGGTGGTTATCGGTGTGATCGCCAGTGCCGTCGCCGCGTACTTCTATGTCCGGGTGATCGTCCTGATGTTCTTCACCGATCCGGTCGAGGACGGCCCAGAAGTGCAGTCGGGCAGCCTGAGTACGGCGATGATCGGGCTGACGGCGTTCGTGACCCTCGCACTGGGAGCCGTCCCGCAGCCCGTGCTCGACCTGGCCAACCACGCCGGCCAGTTCCTGCGGTGA
- a CDS encoding polyketide cyclase translates to MLGDRWGVTDAETRAEYDCDRYVANPSLEAWRGVTVNATRERLWPWLLQVRLAPYSYDWIDNLGHRSPRELRNLTDPEPGDPFSASAGRPLGRIVAVDHQVQLTAQIIGAHMSYQLTPIDDRRTRLVLKVAAPQSLRLVAPLLSLGDLVMARRQLLNFKHLAEM, encoded by the coding sequence GTGCTCGGAGATCGTTGGGGCGTCACCGACGCTGAAACTCGCGCTGAGTACGACTGTGACCGCTACGTGGCCAACCCATCGCTCGAAGCGTGGCGCGGTGTCACGGTGAATGCGACGCGAGAACGCTTGTGGCCTTGGCTCCTTCAGGTTCGCCTCGCGCCGTACTCGTACGACTGGATCGACAACCTGGGGCATCGATCACCGCGCGAGCTGCGCAACCTCACCGACCCTGAGCCCGGCGATCCGTTCAGCGCCAGCGCCGGGCGGCCGCTGGGCAGAATCGTCGCTGTCGACCATCAGGTGCAGTTGACCGCGCAGATCATAGGTGCCCACATGTCTTATCAGCTCACCCCGATCGATGACCGCAGAACGCGGCTGGTGCTGAAAGTCGCAGCGCCGCAGTCATTGCGACTCGTCGCCCCGCTGCTGTCACTGGGTGACCTGGTGATGGCGCGGCGGCAACTGCTGAACTTCAAACATCTGGCGGAAATGTAG
- a CDS encoding MBOE_33420 family protein produces MLPKICALSALALMVTAPQAHADRAEPVPLYGNYDAFLDHSRQTFNGRPDASDPSTQAAMFRTVCDAGGCVAHWLRVTELKENPNAPALFDYRWTGDRWESSGDYPFHCGPNGTAVTAFRSDFLKPNGDGSFTGERTFTVAAPGCPGDGAGTYWLPFTVTPT; encoded by the coding sequence ATGCTGCCGAAAATTTGTGCGCTGTCGGCGTTGGCACTGATGGTGACGGCTCCGCAGGCACATGCCGACCGTGCCGAACCGGTACCGCTCTACGGGAACTATGACGCCTTTCTCGACCATTCGCGTCAGACGTTCAACGGGCGTCCGGACGCGTCGGACCCGTCGACCCAGGCGGCCATGTTCCGGACGGTGTGCGACGCCGGCGGCTGTGTCGCGCATTGGTTGAGAGTGACCGAGCTGAAAGAGAATCCGAACGCACCGGCACTGTTCGACTACCGCTGGACGGGTGACCGCTGGGAGTCCTCGGGGGACTATCCGTTCCATTGCGGCCCGAATGGCACTGCAGTAACGGCGTTTCGGTCCGACTTCCTGAAGCCCAATGGCGACGGAAGTTTCACCGGCGAGCGGACGTTCACCGTGGCGGCACCGGGCTGCCCTGGTGATGGAGCGGGGACCTACTGGCTGCCGTTCACCGTGACGCCCACGTAG
- a CDS encoding DUF6891 domain-containing protein, whose protein sequence is MVRTKWNDFSNSRPRYRFRPTCDWPSDRKGTAADDGDHPYPYREWAYVYFHAQDADHLGAPDPVLYIAYSAWTYHSQLPREFVDAASRGEETAMRDAFERTEVLLGKQIVAAARNSDLTARWSGSRRERVCLQIRDRRKPLPPRAV, encoded by the coding sequence ATGGTCAGGACGAAATGGAACGACTTCTCGAATTCGCGGCCGCGCTATCGATTTCGACCAACGTGTGACTGGCCTTCAGACCGGAAAGGAACCGCTGCCGATGATGGGGATCATCCCTATCCCTACCGCGAGTGGGCATACGTCTACTTCCATGCGCAGGACGCGGACCACCTCGGCGCCCCAGACCCCGTCTTGTACATCGCTTACAGTGCGTGGACCTACCACTCGCAATTGCCAAGAGAATTCGTCGATGCAGCCTCGCGCGGTGAGGAAACCGCCATGAGGGATGCCTTTGAGCGCACCGAAGTTCTACTCGGTAAACAGATCGTAGCCGCAGCCAGAAACAGTGACCTCACAGCGCGATGGTCCGGATCACGACGCGAACGCGTCTGCTTGCAAATCCGCGACCGGCGAAAGCCCTTGCCGCCAAGGGCTGTGTGA
- a CDS encoding Crp/Fnr family transcriptional regulator — protein sequence MNDILARASIFQDVGPDALAAAVAQLDWVSFPQRHNVFREGDAGDRLYVITAGRVKVACATRHSDSLIAVLGPSEVFGELALLDPGPRTSTVTTISAVRAATMTRPALLSWIRQEPQAAEQMLRVLARRLRRTNNKLCDQTFNDVPGRLATLLLDLANRFGESDNGTLRVDHQLNQNELAQLAGSTRESANKALASFVDRGWIRIHGKVVSIVDPAALAKRAR from the coding sequence ATGAATGACATCTTGGCGCGCGCCAGCATTTTCCAAGACGTAGGGCCAGACGCTTTGGCCGCAGCGGTCGCGCAGCTTGACTGGGTGTCGTTTCCGCAGAGGCACAACGTGTTTCGCGAAGGGGATGCCGGCGACCGGCTCTACGTCATCACCGCCGGCCGGGTGAAAGTGGCCTGCGCAACGCGACACTCTGACAGCCTGATCGCCGTGCTGGGGCCCTCCGAGGTTTTCGGTGAACTTGCCCTCCTCGACCCGGGTCCGCGCACATCCACCGTCACCACAATCTCGGCCGTGCGGGCTGCGACGATGACTCGGCCAGCACTGCTGTCCTGGATACGCCAGGAACCCCAAGCAGCCGAACAGATGCTTCGCGTGCTGGCGCGGCGGCTGCGCCGGACCAACAACAAGCTGTGTGATCAGACGTTCAACGACGTCCCCGGGCGCCTGGCCACACTGCTACTGGACCTGGCGAACCGATTCGGCGAGTCGGACAACGGCACACTGCGCGTCGACCACCAGCTCAACCAGAACGAACTTGCTCAGCTCGCCGGCTCGACCCGCGAATCAGCCAACAAGGCTCTTGCTTCGTTCGTCGATCGAGGCTGGATCCGCATACACGGCAAGGTGGTCAGCATTGTTGATCCAGCAGCACTGGCCAAGCGCGCCAGATGA
- a CDS encoding MspA family porin, whose translation MPDRWTQFVTDDGWVVDVNTTNEVINHIDNLAGASNSWQARVTLRSEARITGTGGAVIQDAQLESGYFVGCRTDSSPGVEVGADIGINPYQQINGQVYGGGYGQGQGGAGGGGGGGGGFAGASAGATLGVQEHLGGYIRVLLKPGGLAQVPMDRISLRSMHAVSNLRDQNIEADGCGGQVKIQSYTTIRVRTDNGNDTQTLYGEPKDL comes from the coding sequence ATGCCGGACCGGTGGACGCAGTTCGTCACCGATGACGGCTGGGTGGTGGACGTGAACACCACCAACGAGGTGATCAACCACATCGACAACCTCGCCGGGGCATCCAACTCCTGGCAGGCGCGGGTGACGCTGCGCTCCGAAGCCCGCATTACCGGCACCGGCGGCGCGGTGATTCAGGACGCCCAACTCGAATCCGGGTATTTCGTGGGGTGCCGCACCGACTCCTCGCCCGGTGTCGAGGTCGGCGCCGATATCGGGATCAACCCGTATCAGCAGATCAACGGCCAGGTCTACGGCGGCGGCTACGGGCAGGGTCAAGGCGGCGCCGGTGGCGGTGGTGGTGGCGGAGGCGGTTTCGCCGGCGCCTCGGCCGGGGCCACCCTCGGGGTACAAGAACACCTCGGCGGCTACATCCGAGTGTTGTTGAAACCCGGTGGGCTGGCCCAGGTTCCGATGGACCGGATCAGCTTGCGCAGCATGCACGCGGTGTCCAACCTGCGCGATCAAAACATCGAAGCCGACGGCTGTGGTGGCCAGGTGAAGATCCAGTCCTACACCACCATTCGGGTGCGCACCGACAACGGCAACGACACCCAAACCCTCTACGGCGAACCCAAGGACTTGTGA
- a CDS encoding TetR/AcrR family transcriptional regulator, translating to MKSDLQPLDKPSGAGRPRDPRIDAAVLAAAAALLPEVGYANLTMAAIAERAGTTKTALYRRWSSKAELVHEAAFPTSPTALATPEGDIVGDIRAMIAAARDVFTSPAVRAALPGLMADMSADEELNTRVVARFHGLFDVVRVRLEHGIERGEVQADVKPERLIEIIGGATMLRMLLHPESELDELWVDETAAIVTHGVVSGV from the coding sequence ATGAAATCAGACCTGCAACCGCTTGACAAGCCCTCCGGTGCGGGGCGTCCTCGCGATCCACGGATCGATGCCGCCGTACTGGCCGCTGCCGCCGCGCTACTGCCCGAAGTCGGGTACGCCAACCTGACGATGGCGGCGATCGCCGAACGTGCGGGAACCACGAAGACGGCCCTGTACCGCCGCTGGTCGAGCAAGGCGGAGTTGGTGCATGAAGCGGCCTTCCCGACGTCGCCCACGGCGCTCGCCACCCCGGAAGGGGACATCGTCGGCGACATCCGCGCCATGATCGCCGCGGCGCGTGACGTGTTCACCAGCCCCGCCGTGCGGGCGGCACTGCCCGGCCTGATGGCGGACATGAGCGCCGACGAGGAACTCAATACGCGGGTCGTCGCACGCTTCCACGGCCTGTTCGACGTGGTGCGAGTCCGGCTTGAGCACGGCATCGAACGCGGCGAGGTCCAGGCTGATGTCAAGCCCGAACGGCTGATCGAAATCATCGGTGGGGCAACGATGTTGCGGATGTTGCTACATCCGGAGAGCGAACTCGACGAGCTTTGGGTCGACGAGACGGCGGCCATCGTCACGCACGGTGTGGTCAGCGGAGTTTGA
- a CDS encoding phosphotransferase family protein codes for MPNQPAEGSVTVETNVDHIQRSSRDVTTVPDILSQWLSTVMEGGIKPDITVESGVDSNGMSSETIILTGRWTEDGTPVEQKWVARVAPTTEDVPVFSSYRLDHQFDVMRLAGELTDVPVPRVRWLENTGEVLGSPFFLMDCVDGVVPPDVMPYTFGGNWFADATPEQQRTLQDSTVEAIAKLHSIPDADKTFGFLQEIDPPGDTALRRHFGWLKDWYQFAASGLGRSPLVERALVWLEENFPEDVAASESVLVWGDSRIGNVMYQDFRPSAVLDWEMATVGPREFDVSWIIFAHKVFQELCGLAGLPGLPDVLREEDVRATYEKFTGVEVGDLHWFYIYSAVVWCCVFMRTGARRVHFGEMEQPDDLESLFYHKSLLEKLLEGTA; via the coding sequence GTGCCGAACCAACCGGCGGAAGGCTCCGTCACGGTCGAAACGAACGTCGACCATATTCAGCGCTCCAGCCGCGACGTGACAACAGTTCCGGACATCCTGTCACAGTGGTTGTCCACCGTGATGGAAGGTGGCATCAAGCCCGACATCACCGTCGAGAGCGGTGTGGACTCCAACGGAATGTCTTCGGAAACAATCATTCTCACCGGCCGCTGGACCGAGGACGGCACGCCGGTGGAGCAGAAATGGGTCGCTCGGGTCGCGCCGACCACCGAGGACGTTCCCGTATTCTCCTCCTACCGCCTGGACCACCAGTTCGATGTCATGCGGCTGGCCGGCGAGCTCACTGACGTGCCGGTCCCCCGCGTCCGCTGGCTGGAGAACACGGGAGAGGTGCTCGGTTCACCGTTCTTTCTGATGGACTGTGTCGACGGTGTGGTCCCGCCGGACGTCATGCCGTACACCTTCGGCGGCAACTGGTTCGCCGACGCCACCCCCGAACAGCAGCGCACCCTGCAGGACAGCACCGTCGAGGCCATCGCCAAGCTGCACTCGATCCCCGATGCCGACAAGACCTTCGGTTTCCTCCAAGAGATCGACCCGCCCGGCGACACCGCCTTGCGGCGACACTTCGGTTGGCTCAAGGACTGGTACCAGTTCGCGGCGTCGGGCCTGGGCCGCTCACCGCTGGTCGAGCGGGCCCTCGTCTGGCTGGAGGAGAACTTCCCCGAGGACGTCGCGGCGTCCGAATCGGTTCTGGTGTGGGGTGATTCGCGCATCGGCAATGTGATGTACCAGGACTTCCGGCCGTCCGCGGTGCTGGACTGGGAAATGGCTACCGTCGGCCCCCGCGAGTTCGACGTCTCGTGGATCATCTTCGCGCACAAGGTGTTCCAGGAACTTTGCGGTCTGGCTGGGCTGCCCGGCCTGCCAGATGTGCTGCGCGAAGAAGATGTGCGCGCGACCTACGAGAAATTCACCGGCGTCGAGGTCGGTGATCTGCACTGGTTCTACATCTACTCCGCCGTGGTGTGGTGTTGCGTGTTCATGCGCACCGGTGCGCGGCGGGTGCACTTCGGCGAGATGGAACAGCCAGACGACCTCGAGTCGCTCTTCTACCACAAGTCACTGCTGGAGAAGCTCCTGGAAGGAACTGCCTGA